One window from the genome of Engraulis encrasicolus isolate BLACKSEA-1 chromosome 16, IST_EnEncr_1.0, whole genome shotgun sequence encodes:
- the lcorl gene encoding ligand-dependent nuclear receptor corepressor-like protein isoform X5, producing MATQCRSSKCTAERKGFRRELDSWRHKLIHCVGFESILEGIYGPMLLRDLSIFEDCEPEDIDDWSEDARCSFCNLHLEKLSDHNPTVASPQSPPCPDTPPPQGQSNTEKVQCQADRFLNTVFCKKDSPRSCDGSIPHVARELMRKMIHQFAIEYASKSQQEGKNGFSVDSVTSAHCSVPEQPHEDGPLDLTVTRGHLEQDHADGVLDLSRKKMGGSSNASSPKTSGRLQKEREDYLERSSEFSEGLLSKALKDVQSGSLDIQKAAILYGIPQRTLLLQLEALAYEGTGVFRSLGQDSSLDGAMWQSREARLVLQRVAAWARAQSTRNDLGKISVENAEFRLPAATSYLHQLTLQKMVSQLRDKNESLFVSDTPTPPHSPAALQIKIPQVRHGAQPKPQVDMADAVYQTSKASATADSSAMYHKLKTILPKQAQLEYPPALLQSGLDSCLLQADLPPVLCLQGNRNTKGVGSMEDAEDAADRRDKQPRKKRGRYRQYDHDILEEAITMVMSGKMSVSKAQGVYGVPHSTLEYKVKERTGTLKTPPKKKLRSLEQGQMGAANSGMTPTSRHF from the exons GATTTGAAAGCATACTGGAAGGAATTTATGGACCAATGTTGCTCAGAGATCTAAGTATTTTTGAAG actGTGAACCAGAAGATATAGATGATTGGTCAGAAGATGCAAGATGTTCGTTTTGCAATCTTCATCTTGAAAAACTAAGT GACCATAATCCCACAGTTGCCTCTCCTCAGTCCCCCCCCTGTCCAGACACACCTCCACCTCAGGGCCAGTCCAACACTGAGAAAGTCCAGTGCCAAGCAGACCGATTCCTCAACACAGTCTTTTGCAAGAAAG acTCTCCTCGGAGCTGTGATGGGAGCATTCCCCATGTGGCTCGCGAACTGATGAGGAAAATGATCCACCAGTTTGCCATTGAGTATGCGTCCAAGAGTCAGCAGGAGGGCAAGAATGGCTTCTCTGTGGACTCTGTTACCTCCGCACACTGCAGTGTCCCTGAGCAGCCACATGAGGATGGGCCCCTAGACCTCACGGTGACCCGCGGCCACCTGGAGCAGGATCACG CAGATGGTGTGCTTGACCTTTCAAGAAAGAAAATGGGTGGCTCATCAAATGCATCCTCTCCAAAAACCTCAGG GAGACtgcagaaggagagggaggactaTTTGGAACGCAGCTCTGAGTTTTCAGAGGGTCTGCTTTCAAAGGCTTTGAAAGACGTTCAGTCAGGATCACTGGACATTCAAAAAGCAGCCATACTTTACGGGATACCTCAGAGAACCTTGCTTCTTCAGCTGGAGGCCTTAGCATACGAAGGGACGGGAGTGTTTCGCAGCTTGGGCCAGGACAGTAGCCTAGATGGGGCCATGTGGCAGAGCCGTGAAGCTCGCCTTGTGCTTCAGCGAGTCGCGGCATGGGCACGTGCCCAGTCCACCCGCAACGATCTGGGCAAAATATCAGTAGAGAATGCAGAGTTCCGCCTGCCAGCGGCTACCTCCTACCTACATCAGCTTACTCTGCAGAAAATGGTCAGTCAGCTGCGAGACAAAAACGAGAGCTTGTTTGTCTCAGACACTCCTACACCTCCACACAGCCCTGCAGCCTTGCAAATCAAAATCCCTCAGGTGCGCCACGGAGCACAGCCCAAGCCCCAGGTGGATATGGCAGATGCCGTGTACCAGACCTCTAAAGCATCAGCCACCGCCGACAGTTCTGCCATGTATCACAAGCTCAAGACCATCCTGCCAAAGCAGGCGCAGCTGGAGTACCCACCAGCCCTGCTCCAGTCTGGGCTGGATTCCTGCCTGTTGCAGGCCGACCTACCCCCTGTCCTCTGTCTCCAGGGTAACCGCAACACCAAGGGTGTAGGTAGCATGGAGGATGCTGAGGACGCGGCCGATCGACGGGACAAGCAGCCGCGGAAGAAGCGAGGCCGCTACCGGCAGTATGACCATGACATCTTGGAAGAGGCCATCACCATGGTGATGTCTGGAAAGATGAGCGTGTCGAAAGCACAAGGAGTCTACGGAGTACCTCACAGCACCCTGGAGTACAAGGTGAAGGAGCGGACCGGGACTCTTAAAACCCCGCCCAAAAAGAAGCTCAGGTCTTTGGAGCAAGGTCAGATGGGTGCAGCAAATTCAGGGATGACGCCCACCTCCAGACACTTCTGA
- the lcorl gene encoding ligand-dependent nuclear receptor corepressor-like protein isoform X6 — protein sequence MATQCRSSKCTAERKGFRRELDSWRHKLIHCVGFESILEGIYGPMLLRDLSIFEDCEPEDIDDWSEDARCSFCNLHLEKLSDHNPTVASPQSPPCPDTPPPQGQSNTEKVQCQADRFLNTVFCKKDSPRSCDGSIPHVARELMRKMIHQFAIEYASKSQQEGKNGFSVDSVTSAHCSVPEQPHEDGPLDLTVTRGHLEQDHDGVLDLSRKKMGGSSNASSPKTSGRLQKEREDYLERSSEFSEGLLSKALKDVQSGSLDIQKAAILYGIPQRTLLLQLEALAYEGTGVFRSLGQDSSLDGAMWQSREARLVLQRVAAWARAQSTRNDLGKISVENAEFRLPAATSYLHQLTLQKMVSQLRDKNESLFVSDTPTPPHSPAALQIKIPQVRHGAQPKPQVDMADAVYQTSKASATADSSAMYHKLKTILPKQAQLEYPPALLQSGLDSCLLQADLPPVLCLQGNRNTKGVGSMEDAEDAADRRDKQPRKKRGRYRQYDHDILEEAITMVMSGKMSVSKAQGVYGVPHSTLEYKVKERTGTLKTPPKKKLRSLEQGQMGAANSGMTPTSRHF from the exons GATTTGAAAGCATACTGGAAGGAATTTATGGACCAATGTTGCTCAGAGATCTAAGTATTTTTGAAG actGTGAACCAGAAGATATAGATGATTGGTCAGAAGATGCAAGATGTTCGTTTTGCAATCTTCATCTTGAAAAACTAAGT GACCATAATCCCACAGTTGCCTCTCCTCAGTCCCCCCCCTGTCCAGACACACCTCCACCTCAGGGCCAGTCCAACACTGAGAAAGTCCAGTGCCAAGCAGACCGATTCCTCAACACAGTCTTTTGCAAGAAAG acTCTCCTCGGAGCTGTGATGGGAGCATTCCCCATGTGGCTCGCGAACTGATGAGGAAAATGATCCACCAGTTTGCCATTGAGTATGCGTCCAAGAGTCAGCAGGAGGGCAAGAATGGCTTCTCTGTGGACTCTGTTACCTCCGCACACTGCAGTGTCCCTGAGCAGCCACATGAGGATGGGCCCCTAGACCTCACGGTGACCCGCGGCCACCTGGAGCAGGATCACG ATGGTGTGCTTGACCTTTCAAGAAAGAAAATGGGTGGCTCATCAAATGCATCCTCTCCAAAAACCTCAGG GAGACtgcagaaggagagggaggactaTTTGGAACGCAGCTCTGAGTTTTCAGAGGGTCTGCTTTCAAAGGCTTTGAAAGACGTTCAGTCAGGATCACTGGACATTCAAAAAGCAGCCATACTTTACGGGATACCTCAGAGAACCTTGCTTCTTCAGCTGGAGGCCTTAGCATACGAAGGGACGGGAGTGTTTCGCAGCTTGGGCCAGGACAGTAGCCTAGATGGGGCCATGTGGCAGAGCCGTGAAGCTCGCCTTGTGCTTCAGCGAGTCGCGGCATGGGCACGTGCCCAGTCCACCCGCAACGATCTGGGCAAAATATCAGTAGAGAATGCAGAGTTCCGCCTGCCAGCGGCTACCTCCTACCTACATCAGCTTACTCTGCAGAAAATGGTCAGTCAGCTGCGAGACAAAAACGAGAGCTTGTTTGTCTCAGACACTCCTACACCTCCACACAGCCCTGCAGCCTTGCAAATCAAAATCCCTCAGGTGCGCCACGGAGCACAGCCCAAGCCCCAGGTGGATATGGCAGATGCCGTGTACCAGACCTCTAAAGCATCAGCCACCGCCGACAGTTCTGCCATGTATCACAAGCTCAAGACCATCCTGCCAAAGCAGGCGCAGCTGGAGTACCCACCAGCCCTGCTCCAGTCTGGGCTGGATTCCTGCCTGTTGCAGGCCGACCTACCCCCTGTCCTCTGTCTCCAGGGTAACCGCAACACCAAGGGTGTAGGTAGCATGGAGGATGCTGAGGACGCGGCCGATCGACGGGACAAGCAGCCGCGGAAGAAGCGAGGCCGCTACCGGCAGTATGACCATGACATCTTGGAAGAGGCCATCACCATGGTGATGTCTGGAAAGATGAGCGTGTCGAAAGCACAAGGAGTCTACGGAGTACCTCACAGCACCCTGGAGTACAAGGTGAAGGAGCGGACCGGGACTCTTAAAACCCCGCCCAAAAAGAAGCTCAGGTCTTTGGAGCAAGGTCAGATGGGTGCAGCAAATTCAGGGATGACGCCCACCTCCAGACACTTCTGA